TGAGCTTGCGACTTAATTTGGAAATACATAAACCGAATAATAGTTAATTGTTACGACTGAACTTGATGACACCCAAACCAAAATTTGGTTAATGATGGACTACATAGAGTTTAACAATAGAATATATAGCAAGATTTTAAATCAAGAAGTATTGATTTACATAAATTGAGAAGTGGTCAGTAATGAAGATTAAAACTTGCGACTGAACTTGATGAAACCCAAACCAATTTTGGTTAGATATGGAAAATAATATTTTTGAGAAGTGGTCGGTGATGCAAGATTCGAACTTACGACTGAACTTGATGACACCCAAACCAATTTTGGTTAGATATGGAAAATAATATTTTTGAGAAGTGGTCGGTGATGCAAGATTCGAACTTGCGACCCCTTGGACCCAAACCAAGTGCGCTACCAAGCTGCGCTAATCACCGATTTTTTCAAATTCTTTGAGTAAGGAACTCAAAGTAAAGATGGGGTGGCTAAAGGGACTTGAACCCTCGACAACCGGAATCACAATCCGGGGCTCTACCAACTGAGCTATAGCCACCATTATATCTTTTATTCATACTTTTTAAGTATGGCGCGCCCTGCAGGATTCGAACCTGCGACCCACGCCTTAGAAGGGCGTTGCTCTATCCAGCTGAGCTAAGGGCGCACATTAACCTACAAAAGCATTATAACCTATTTAATAAATAGATTATCTTCAGTGATATATAATCAAAGTTATTACTAAATTTGATAGCACCAAAGCTAACACTTTATCTTTTAAATATTTCTTTAAAATTTCTTTAAAGAAATGAGTAAGAAAAAGTGGTCGGTGATGCAAGATTCGAACTTGCGACCCCTTGGACCCAAACCAAGTGCGCTACCAAGCTGCGCTAATCACCGACATTCGTTTAAAACTAACTAAAAGATTAGCTGTCTTCAACGGGTGCGGATATTACCGATTTGCGCGTGCTCAGTCAAACTATTTTTATAAATAAATACTCGTTCGTTCACTTTTAATGCAACTTGCTTAATTAGTATCAAAAACCTTGTATATATAAGACAGAAGTAAGAATTAAGCTTTTGCTGTTCAATATATAGCTATTCAAACTTTTCGTGATAAATAATTCTAACTCTTAACTATAACTAGCGTAGGGTTTATGGCAAAATAACCTCAATTTTACAGACCATTTATCTCACCAATTTATTTAAGGTTACAGTTAAGTATTATGACGGCATCATTAATTGACGGCAAAGCTATTGCCAAAAAAGTTCGCGACTCTATTAAAGAAAAAGTTAGCCTACGCATAAATAAAGGTCAAAGAGCTCCTGGACTAGCAGTTATATTAGTAGGTTGCGATGCAGCTTCTCAGGTTTATGTAGGTAGTAAACGTAAAGCCTGTGAGGAAGTTGGTTTTGTTTCTCGCTCTTATGATTTAGCTGCCACCACTTCACAGGATGAATTATATCAATTAATTAATGAGCTAAATAACGACAATACTATTGATGGTATTTTAGTTCAGCTACCGCTCCCAAAAGGATTAGATGCTAATTTAATTATTGAACACATTCACCCTGAAAAAGATGTTGATGGTTTTCACCCTTCTAACGTTGGTAAGCTTGCTTTACGCCAACCTGGTCTTCGCCCTTGTACACCAAAGGGAATAATGAAGTTAATTGAATCAACGGGTATTCAGCCTCATGGTTTAGATGCTTTAGTTGTCGGGGCTTCAAATATTGTAGGTCGACCAATGATGTTAGAATTATTACTCGCAGGATGTACCGTTACAACTACCCATAGATTTACTAAAGATCTTGAAGGAAAAGTTAGAAACGCTGATTTAATTGTAGTCGCCGTTGGTAAGCCAGCCTTTATTCCAGGTGAATGGATTAAAGATGGTGCTATCGTTATTGATGTTGGTATTAACCGTTTAGAATCTGGTAAGCTTGTTGGCGATGTTGAATTTGATGTAGCAAAAGAAAAAGCCAGTTTTATTACACCTGTACCTGGTGGCGTTGGCCCGATGACAGTTGCTTGCTTAATTGAAAATACATACATTGCTTGTGAGCAATTCGGTAAATAATACGTATTTTTTATTTTTGAAGTCTAGCTAAAAGAGTGTACAAATTTGTTGCACACTCTCGTTCATAGTTAATGATACTGCTTGCTAATTAACGAGCACTAGACTTAATAAAAATTATTATCTAACTATTTTTGCGCCATGTTGTTTTACCAGCACTATCTTCCAGTATAATATTCATCGCATTCAACTTATCTCGAGCTTCATCAGCAAGCGCCCAATCTTTATCAATACGGGCTTGATTACGTTGAACAATAAGCGCTTCAATAACAGCTACTTCTTCATTCGCATTTTGCCCTTGCAAGAAACTTTCTGGCGCCAGTTGTAATAAACCAATAACACCACCTAACGCTTTTAATGTTGCCGCTAATTTTTCAGCTTGTTCAATATTGTTACTTTTTACGACATTTAATTCTTTAGCAATTTCAAATAGCACTGCTAGTGCCTGTGGCGTATTAAAATCATCGTCCATAGCCTGACAAAATTGTTTAACATAAGTAGATGACTTATCTAAAGTAAAGTCTGCCTTAATATCAACATCCCTTAATGCAGTATAAATACGCTCTAATGAAGCTCTTGCTTGATTTAAGTTATCTGTCGAGTAGTTTAATTGGCTACGATAATGCCCTGTCGTTAAGAAAAATCTGACAGTTTCTGCATCATACTGCGCAAGTACATCACGAATAGTAAAGAAGTTACCTAAAGATTTAGACATTTTCTCCTGATCTATTTGTACCATCCCTGTATGCATCCAATAATTTACATAGGGAGTTTCAAGTGCACAACAACTTTGGGCAATTTCATTTTCATGATGAGGAAATTGTAAGTCTGAGCCACCACCATGAATATCAAAATGATGACCTAACTCTTTTGCATTCATCGCTGAACATTCAATATGCCAACCAGGTCTGCCCTCACCCCACGGTGATGACCAACTTGGCTCGCCAGGTTTAGCTGATTTCCATAAAACAAAATCTAATGGATTATTTTTTGATTGATCAACATCAACTCTTGAACCTGATTGTAACTGATCTAAATCCTGACCACTTAGCTTGCCATAATCAACATAGCTAGAAACGTCAAATAACACATCACCCTTACCTGTATTATTAGCATCACTACTGTCTTTTTCGCCCGCGATATAAGCATGCTTTTTCGCGACCAACGTTTCGATCATAGCAATAATTTCATCCATATGAGTCGTTACACGCGGCTCAATATCTGGACGAGCTATATTTAATGCATCAAAATCTTCATGCATATAAGCAATGGTACGTTCAGTAAGTTGCTCAGTTGTTTCATTATTTTGTGCAGCACGATTAATTATTTTATCTTCAACATCAGTAATGTTGCGTACATAATTCACATCATAGCCAGAAAATCGCATATAACGCGCAATATTGTCGAAACTGATGTAAGTGCGTCCATGGCCGATGTGGCATAAATCATAAACAGTACAACCACAAACATACAATCCCACTTTACCAGGGTTAATCGGGGTAAAAGCTTCCTTTTTACGAGTTAAAGTATTGTATATCTGTAACATGAGGGTTTACGACTCCAGTAAATAAAAAATAATAATGTACTACATTGAAATGGATTGTACCCCAAGCGTGTTATCGAATCACCATACCAGATGCACTTTATATCAATTAATACCCAAGTAAATTAAATATATTAAAACCTCTATTTTTAATTCAGCTAATGATCGCGTACAATTCCGTTAAATTTTACCCTGTAGATGAGATCCCTATGATTATTTTCAAAACAACCCTTGGCGATATTAAAATTGAATTAGATTTTGATAAAGCACCAATTACTGCCAAAAACTTCCAACAATATGTTGAAGAAGGTCATTACGATGGCACTATCTTTCATCGTGTAATTAAAGGTTTTATGGCACAAGGTGGTGGTTTTGCACCAGGCTTAGAAGAAAAAGAAACACGCGCTAGTATTCAAAATGAAGCCAGTAATGGTGTAAGTAACAAACGTGGTACATTAGCAATGGCACGTACTCAAGAGCCTCATTCAGCTTCTGCACAATTTTTTATTAACTTAACTGACAATGACTTTTTAGATTTTAAAAATGAATCTGTACAAGGTTGGGGTTATTGTGTGTTTGGTGAAGTTGTTGAAGGTATGGACATAGTAGACAAAATGACTTTAGTACCAACAGGAAGTTTACACGGTCATGGCGATGTACCAAAAGAAGATATTGTTGTTGAATCAGCAATTGTTGAGTAAGCGTTAGCTGTAAATATTAACACTCAAAATTAGCACTACATAATAGAAAGAAGCACTAGAAGCAACAGCCAATGCCAAGCACCAATAACCCCGTAACATATTTTATTGCTGATTTACATTTAGCACAAAACAGGCCTGATATTACCGCCTGTTTTTTACGCTTTTTGAAACATGATGCAATACAAGCACAAACGCTTTATATTCTCGGTGATTTATTTGAGGCTTGGGTTGGTGATGATGATGATAGTGCTTATTTAGCTACAATAGCCAAAGCATTAAAAACATTGTCTAACCTTGGTACCACTATTTATTATATTCATGGCAACCGAGACTTTTTATTAGGCGAACGTTTTGCAAAAAAATCAGCCATGATTTTATTACCAGAAGTTGATTTAATCGATTTATACGGACAAAGTGTGGTAATTATGCACGGCGATACCTTATGTACACGTGATGTTGCTTATCAACAGTTCCGTAAAAAATCTCGTTCTTGGTGGTGGCAAACCATGGTAAAAAGCTTACCGTTATTTGTACGTAAAAAAATAGCTGCTGATTACCGGAAAAAAAGCGCTGCTGCTACATCAGTAAAACCTCAAGAAATTATGGATGTAACGCCAGCAGAAGTTGTCAATTGCTTGGAAGCTCATCAAAGCCAGTTATTGATTCATGGTCATACGCACAGACCTGCAGTACATGAATTAACCGCCAATAATAAACCAGCAAAACGAATTGTATTAGGCGACTGGTATGAACAAGGAGCTTGGTTAAAAGTAACTCCTACTAAGATGGAATTACTCAACTACGCATTCAATCAAACAGATACGCCAGCATAAATTTATACCGACATACCTAATTAATCTGAGTTCATTTAAGATATCTTTAATCAATGCTTATAAAAGGTTATAGCGCCATTGTATACCTAAGCTAACGATAGAATTAACCTGTGATGACTCATTACTTTCATCTCTCATCCATTCAGTACGTAGTATAAAGTCAGGGTGAAAAGCATAATGCCAGCCAACACTTAGTCTGTTTGGCTCAAACCCATTATTACTTAAACCAACTTGCTCAATAAATGTCTCTGTTGTTTGAGAGAATTGGTTATCAGCACTTAATATTTCATATTCGAGATGAAGGCTGTGCTTTTTTCTTTCGACAAAAGCGGCTAAACGATATGAGTTTTGAACTGCATCCATATACGCACTTTGTGTAGTTGTAAAAATTTGACCATCTACTTGTGCTTGAATCCATTCAAATTCACCATGAAAACGCCATTGGTCATATGCCCATGTACCATCTAAATACATACCTGAACTTAAGGTATCACCCGTAAAAAAAGATTCAACTACATTATCTACCGATACGCCATGGCTGTGCTCTTCACTATAACGTACATCTTCTCTTTGCTCTGCTTTACCATACATTACCCAAAGTTTAGCTACCGATTGAAAAGATTGTGATTGAAAAGTAAAATGACTAAACGCCGA
The sequence above is a segment of the Colwellia sp. 20A7 genome. Coding sequences within it:
- the folD gene encoding bifunctional methylenetetrahydrofolate dehydrogenase/methenyltetrahydrofolate cyclohydrolase FolD; its protein translation is MTASLIDGKAIAKKVRDSIKEKVSLRINKGQRAPGLAVILVGCDAASQVYVGSKRKACEEVGFVSRSYDLAATTSQDELYQLINELNNDNTIDGILVQLPLPKGLDANLIIEHIHPEKDVDGFHPSNVGKLALRQPGLRPCTPKGIMKLIESTGIQPHGLDALVVGASNIVGRPMMLELLLAGCTVTTTHRFTKDLEGKVRNADLIVVAVGKPAFIPGEWIKDGAIVIDVGINRLESGKLVGDVEFDVAKEKASFITPVPGGVGPMTVACLIENTYIACEQFGK
- the lpxH gene encoding UDP-2,3-diacylglucosamine diphosphatase — encoded protein: MPSTNNPVTYFIADLHLAQNRPDITACFLRFLKHDAIQAQTLYILGDLFEAWVGDDDDSAYLATIAKALKTLSNLGTTIYYIHGNRDFLLGERFAKKSAMILLPEVDLIDLYGQSVVIMHGDTLCTRDVAYQQFRKKSRSWWWQTMVKSLPLFVRKKIAADYRKKSAAATSVKPQEIMDVTPAEVVNCLEAHQSQLLIHGHTHRPAVHELTANNKPAKRIVLGDWYEQGAWLKVTPTKMELLNYAFNQTDTPA
- a CDS encoding peptidylprolyl isomerase — its product is MIIFKTTLGDIKIELDFDKAPITAKNFQQYVEEGHYDGTIFHRVIKGFMAQGGGFAPGLEEKETRASIQNEASNGVSNKRGTLAMARTQEPHSASAQFFINLTDNDFLDFKNESVQGWGYCVFGEVVEGMDIVDKMTLVPTGSLHGHGDVPKEDIVVESAIVE
- the cysS gene encoding cysteine--tRNA ligase: MLQIYNTLTRKKEAFTPINPGKVGLYVCGCTVYDLCHIGHGRTYISFDNIARYMRFSGYDVNYVRNITDVEDKIINRAAQNNETTEQLTERTIAYMHEDFDALNIARPDIEPRVTTHMDEIIAMIETLVAKKHAYIAGEKDSSDANNTGKGDVLFDVSSYVDYGKLSGQDLDQLQSGSRVDVDQSKNNPLDFVLWKSAKPGEPSWSSPWGEGRPGWHIECSAMNAKELGHHFDIHGGGSDLQFPHHENEIAQSCCALETPYVNYWMHTGMVQIDQEKMSKSLGNFFTIRDVLAQYDAETVRFFLTTGHYRSQLNYSTDNLNQARASLERIYTALRDVDIKADFTLDKSSTYVKQFCQAMDDDFNTPQALAVLFEIAKELNVVKSNNIEQAEKLAATLKALGGVIGLLQLAPESFLQGQNANEEVAVIEALIVQRNQARIDKDWALADEARDKLNAMNIILEDSAGKTTWRKNS